A stretch of DNA from Oscillospiraceae bacterium:
GTATGAAGGGCTGATTCACGGGGATATTCAGAAAATGGAACTGCGCAGCGTTTCGGAAATTCTGCACAGAGGCGGTACCATTCTTTATTCCGCGCGCAGCCCCGAATTCAAGACCCCCGAGGGTCAGGATCGCGCAATCCGCAACTGCAAGCAATTCGGTCTGCAGGGAATCGTCGTTATCGGCGGAGACGGGAGTTTTCGCGGTGCGAAAGATCTGTCTCATCTGGGTATTCCGTGCGTCGGCATCCCCGGTACGATTGACAACGACATCAGCGCGTCGGATTATACCATCGGCGTCGACACCGCACTAAACACGATTATCGATGCGGTCGACAAAATCCGCGACACCTCGCATTCGCACGACCGTTGCTCCCTGATTGAGGTCATGGGCCGCGACTGCGGCTATCTGGCTTTACATGCGGGTGTGGCCAGCGGCGCAATGGCGATTTTGGTGCCTGAAATTCCGCCGGATCTTCAAAAGGACGTCATCGAACCGATGCAGAAGATGAGCCGTGCAGGAAAAAAGCACTTTATCATCATCGCGGCGGAGGGCATCGACTATCCGGGCGGCGTATCACAGTTGGCCAAGGACATCGAAAACGAGACCGGCGTCGTGA
This window harbors:
- the pfkA gene encoding 6-phosphofructokinase, translated to MSEIKSIGVLTSGGDASGMNCAVRAVVRSAIDSGMEVFGINRGYEGLIHGDIQKMELRSVSEILHRGGTILYSARSPEFKTPEGQDRAIRNCKQFGLQGIVVIGGDGSFRGAKDLSHLGIPCVGIPGTIDNDISASDYTIGVDTALNTIIDAVDKIRDTSHSHDRCSLIEVMGRDCGYLALHAGVASGAMAILVPEIPPDLQKDVIEPMQKMSRAGKKHFIIIAAEGIDYPGGVSQLAKDIENETGVVTRSTVLGYVQRGGSPSAKDRVIATMMGVYAVDLLAKGIGNRVVVRKNDSIIDYDIGEALEMTKPFDRELYELNKRISV